The Marinobacter bohaiensis genome segment GGACAGTCGGGCTGGAAGTGCTGGAGTCGGACGATACCGAAATTCTGGAGTGGCTGGAAACCATTGTCCGGGCGCTGGACGACGATTAGCGCGGTAGCGCCGCCGGAAAGAACGGATACCGGGGCCATCGGACGATGGACCCCGGCGCACAGCAGGGCGGTTATTCTTCCAGCGCGCCCATGCCGGTGATGTTGAAGCCGGCGTCCACGTAGACGATTTCCCCGGTGATGCCGCTGGCCATGTTCGAACACAGGAAAGCGGCGGTGTTGCCCACTTCCTCGGTCGTGACGTTACGCTTGAGCGGCGCGCGGTTGGCGTTTTCCTGCAGCATACGGCGGAAACTCTTGATGCCGGAAGCCGCCAGGGTCTTGATCGGACCGGCGGAAATGCCGTTCACGCGGACGCCGTCGGCACCCAGACTGGCCGCCATGTAGCGCACGTTCGCTTCCAGCGACGCCTTGGCCAGACCCATCACGTTGTAGTTCGGCAGAACGCGTTCGGCGCCCAGGTAGCTCAGTGTCAGCAGCGCGCCGTCGTCGCTGAGCATGCCGCGCGCAGCCTTGGCCAGGGCGACAAAGCTGTAGGAGCTGATGTCGTGGGCGATCTTGAAGCCTTCGCGGGTGGTGACGTCCACATAGTTACCGTGCAGCTCGTTTTGCGGCGCGAAGCCGACCGCGTGGATGATGATGTCCACCTTGTCCCAGTGCTTGCCCAGCTCGGTGAATACCGCTTCGATTTCCTGGTCGTTGGCCACATCACAGGGGAAGGTGAGCTCACTGCCCCATTCCTTGGCGAAACCCTCGACGCGGGACTGGAGCTTTTCATTCTGGTAAGTGAATGCCAGTTCTGCGCCTTGCTGGTGGAAGCTCTCGGCGATGCCGTGGGCGATTGAATGCTTGCTGGCCACGCCGACGATGAGGGCGCGCTTACCTTTAAGGATTCCCATGAATGATCTCCTGATTCGTTGATTGGGGCATTGTCTCCGATTGCCCCGCAGCGTTTAAGTCGCTATTCGTCTAAGGTCCGAGTTCAGCGGGCCCCGGTATGGATGTCGTCGGGCGCTTCGGCGTGATAGAAGAAGGCCGCTTCCAGCAAATTACGCGTGTACTCCGCCTGCGGCGTTTCCATGACTTGCCTGGCGTCGCCGTACTCCACCACTTCTCCGCCTTTGAGCACCAGGACCTGGTGGCTCAGGGCCCGTACCACGGCAAGGTCGTGGCTGATGAACAGGTAGCTGAGTCTGTAGCGCTGCTGCAATGAGCGTAGCAGCTCGATCACCTGCTTCTGCACCGTTCGGTCCAGCGCCGA includes the following:
- a CDS encoding enoyl-ACP reductase FabI, whose protein sequence is MGILKGKRALIVGVASKHSIAHGIAESFHQQGAELAFTYQNEKLQSRVEGFAKEWGSELTFPCDVANDQEIEAVFTELGKHWDKVDIIIHAVGFAPQNELHGNYVDVTTREGFKIAHDISSYSFVALAKAARGMLSDDGALLTLSYLGAERVLPNYNVMGLAKASLEANVRYMAASLGADGVRVNGISAGPIKTLAASGIKSFRRMLQENANRAPLKRNVTTEEVGNTAAFLCSNMASGITGEIVYVDAGFNITGMGALEE